In Nitrospirota bacterium, one genomic interval encodes:
- a CDS encoding AAA family ATPase has translation MDYLNFYGLKEQPFSNAVDNRFYYNSKQHSEALIRLKYAVDTMKGLAVVVGDIGTGKTTLARRMLDELDEKEYEAALLVILHSSVTADWLMRKIAMQIGVKDARHSKVELLGQLYQRLLEINGEGKKAVVLIDEVQMLQSREIMEEFRGLLNMETQEGKLVTFVFFGLPELENLLSLDEPLKQRVAVKYRLKAFQENTTEEYIRHRLKIAGCNGMIFTADAIRTIHKYSRGIPRLINTVCDNSLLEGFLLRKNTIEKDIVEATATDLGLIPLPLKQDSAKTF, from the coding sequence ATGGACTATTTAAATTTCTACGGCTTGAAAGAACAACCTTTCTCCAACGCAGTTGACAATAGATTCTATTATAATAGCAAACAACATTCAGAAGCCCTCATCAGGTTAAAATATGCAGTCGATACAATGAAAGGCCTGGCGGTCGTTGTTGGCGATATCGGTACAGGTAAAACCACCCTCGCAAGGAGGATGCTCGATGAATTAGATGAAAAAGAATACGAGGCCGCCCTTTTAGTCATCCTCCATTCTTCTGTGACAGCGGACTGGCTTATGAGGAAGATTGCCATGCAGATCGGAGTTAAAGATGCCCGGCACAGCAAGGTGGAGCTTTTAGGACAGCTTTATCAGAGACTACTGGAGATCAATGGGGAAGGCAAAAAAGCTGTTGTGCTTATTGATGAGGTTCAGATGCTTCAGTCAAGGGAAATCATGGAAGAATTCAGGGGCCTTTTAAATATGGAAACACAGGAAGGCAAGCTTGTAACCTTTGTCTTCTTTGGCCTTCCTGAGCTTGAGAACCTTCTGTCCCTGGATGAACCCCTGAAGCAGAGGGTTGCTGTTAAATACCGGTTGAAAGCATTTCAGGAAAACACCACAGAGGAATATATACGACACAGGCTTAAAATAGCAGGGTGTAACGGGATGATTTTTACTGCAGATGCTATCAGGACAATCCACAAATACTCCAGAGGCATACCGAGGTTGATAAACACGGTTTGTGATAATTCTCTCCTTGAAGGGTTTCTCCTCAGGAAAAATACGATTGAAAAGGATATTGTGGAGGCAACTGCAACCGACCTCGGCCTTATCCCTCTTCCCCTGAAGCAGGATTCAGCAAAAACTTTTTAA